In a single window of the Necator americanus strain Aroian chromosome X, whole genome shotgun sequence genome:
- a CDS encoding hypothetical protein (NECATOR_CHRX.G25984.T1), translating into MSIESLNIPSRGLEEGLTLINAAIHTFTPFNMADGPTRWRYAVAYTIEAIEAIIFYTIWMKDKSIHFPYKIEAAALSGILFLVGICMMITYYSCFHPNRRRHIRIPTEDDENLQSS; encoded by the exons ATGTCAATTGAG TCCCTTAATATACCATCACGTGGATTAGAAGAAGGATTAACGTTAATTAACGCTGCTATCCATACTTTCACTCCGTTTAATATGGCTGACGGTCCAACTCGATGGCGTTATGCTGTCGCCTATACGATTGAAGCAATTGAGGCAATT atcttCTACACAATTTGGATGAAAGACAAATCGATTCATTTTCCGTACAAAATCGAAGCTGCAGCGTTAAGTGGTATATTATTTCTAGTAG GTATTTGTATGATGATTACATATTATTCCTGTTTTCATCCGAATCGTCGACGACACATCCGTATACCAACCGAGGatgatgaaaatttgcaatcatcttga
- a CDS encoding hypothetical protein (NECATOR_CHRX.G25984.T2): protein MADGPTRWRYAVAYTIEAIEAIIFYTIWMKDKSIHFPYKIEAAALSGILFLVGICMMITYYSCFHPNRRRHIRIPTEDDENLQSS, encoded by the exons ATGGCTGACGGTCCAACTCGATGGCGTTATGCTGTCGCCTATACGATTGAAGCAATTGAGGCAATT atcttCTACACAATTTGGATGAAAGACAAATCGATTCATTTTCCGTACAAAATCGAAGCTGCAGCGTTAAGTGGTATATTATTTCTAGTAG GTATTTGTATGATGATTACATATTATTCCTGTTTTCATCCGAATCGTCGACGACACATCCGTATACCAACCGAGGatgatgaaaatttgcaatcatcttga